From the Musa acuminata AAA Group cultivar baxijiao chromosome BXJ3-1, Cavendish_Baxijiao_AAA, whole genome shotgun sequence genome, the window AAGGCAGGATTTGAGTTGATCATAGAATTATCACTTTGAGTGGTCTTtagatgtcaaaatttttagttaTCAGTATCTTTTAtctctatcataaaaaaaaagggtatCTCCATTGAATACTAACTAAATGATTAATGTCAATCAAAAAGTAATCTCTCATGTACAGTCATATCAGATCATAATTAGTTGATATGATCCACCATTCTTAGGCCTGACCTAATCCTATTAGACCCAGACTAATGTctcttccaccaccaccacccttgTCCCAAAGAAAGCCAGTTTGACCAAGACTTGGAAATGTCTACTTCAGCATGACAATTTCTAGACCATCAACATAAGATGCAGAACAAATAGATCTGATGATCTTTTATGGCCAATCAAGGAATCTTCTTATACCAGCTTTATTTTTATTAGGGTTCCAAGAtagccacacacacacacacaccaaacTGGAAGAccaaaacaaacaaaacacaTTCCCACTCACCTCAACAAAGTGTTCACTACAAGCAATAGTAAGTGGAAACTTGTACTGTTTGTAGCTTTCTGTTGTCTGCAGGTGGCTTCTCTCCTTCACTGTTCTTGCGCTGCATGTTCTTGTCGACATGGATTGCCTGATGCTTGCCCCCCAAGGTTGGCTCCGTTCTCTTCAAGTGCGTTGCCCGCAAGCAGATCTGCCAGCGTCGTCCTTCTTCGCCTCTCTCTCTTGACCTGGTCCACCTTCAGCAATGGCAGCTCAAGGATCTTCTTCTCGGATACCTGCAACACCTCATGCACCTGCACCACCTCCATTGTTCTCGTCTTCTCATCTTCCACCGGCAACTTGATCTTGAACGACGGTTCCCTCGCCACCGCAAACAGCTTAGTTCCCTCCGCTCCTTGGGTTTCTTTTCTATCCTCCCGACGGAACTCTTCTGGATCGGAGTGGGACCGAGATACGAGAGGGTGGTGGTGGCTGAAGGTGCCAATGGCGAGAATGCCATTGTGCATGTCATGGAGAAGCAGCGCGTCGGTGTCGCTCTCCACCATCGTCTCTCTCGTCTCTTCGGCGTCTTCCCACAAGGCATCTGGAGATCAAGAACAAGAGAGCTACTAGTGCATCATGCCAAAGCTCGTCAAGTGTGCAGGGGAACATAACCAGTGGAGTGTACAGTGATCAGAagcacaaagatggacctttcttTTGGGAAACCTGAGAGTAGTTGCTGCTGGGTTGCAGCTTGCGGTGCATCCAGTTCAAGATCTGCAAATGTGTCCGGTTAACGAGGTCTATGAAGAACATGCACACTGGCGTCGATGGCCATGAAACAAACAGCACTCACCTCCATTGCTTTGCGGAGCTGAAGACTACTGCAAGATTGGATTTGGGTTGGAATTAAATAAGTGAGGGGGACTGTGTCACCAGTGGAAGCCAAAGCGGAGGTGGTCCTGCtcaagaagaagaggatgaacaAGTAGCAATGCCTGAAGGCTAATTCTGGGCCTCTCTGTTCTCCAATAATAAGAGCGATCAAGATTTGAGTCATCTCTTTGAACGTGAGTAAAGCAGTGTATGTCGATTCGAGTAGCGAGTATGGTAGTTTAGGTGCGGCACACCTGTCGAAGCCCATAAGAGGTGCCTTCCTGCTCACTAAGCAAGCTCTATCTATTGAAGGTATGGGTAATGGGATCCACAGGCAAAGGTGCAGTGCCATGGCGCCCACTGCTCACTTTATAGGCTATCATGTGTCTTAGTTGAAGCCCCACAGTACTGTGTTCTCACATAATTGAGCTAATATCTCTCAGATAAAACACCTGGAAGAAAAGCCCCCTCCTCACTGGTGATGGAGGTGGGATCACTTCAGTATGAGTTTGGTGCAAGAGTTGATTTGTCCAATCAATGCGTCCAGTTTGAGAAAAATAGCTCTTTTCTTctcctaatttgggttttttagttcAACCCATACCAAATGATGAAACAAGAAAGAGAAAATGCTTGATCAGTGAATGTAGCACAGCATTAGGTTAGCCATGGAGAAAAAGAGATCTTGAGTGGATTAAAAGATTGATCTTGCACTGACATCAACAttggtaagaaagccaaccaCATAGCATCAAACAAGTTAGCACAGAAacagacacagagagagagagagagagagagagagagagagaacaagtaCAACTGATCTTAAGAACAAATTACAATGGTTCAAATTTTACAGTGTGGCTTGAGATACACATCAAAGTCATTGACAACACATGGAGTTAGAGATCATGGCAGAAGGAACATTTCTAGTTGCCAAACAGTTTGCAACTGATGCAATGTCTTCATTACATGTGGGCAAGCATAAGAAAGAACCAGTGCTTTAGGGCACTGTATTAGCTCCACCACTGGCTTGTTGGCATATCTTCTGGGACAAACCACATGCAAGGGGGAAATCCTCTTTGATATATCTCTATATTAAAGAGGTTACACTGATAATATCTGAAGCACTTGGAAAGGTCTATTATCAATAACAATTGGCTTACTTGGTCTATTCACTAGTAGGAAAAGGACTTATAAACCATCATCTTAAAGCAGAGGTCAAAGGCAATAGCAGCAGCAAGGAACATGAAGAAATTCTCTGATGCACAAACTGCTCCATCAATTGAAGATGAGATAGAGCTTTCAGTGCCTAATTCCAAGGGCTTCGCAGTCACTGCTGCTGCAAGACCTGCAATTTCACTTTGATTTTTAGTATGCACTATTGATTTTAAGGTAACAAAAACAATATGAAAGTCTGTAAGTTGCGGAATACACCGAGAGATTCATTCACTCCCTAAATAAAACCAAAGGCTGTACACCTCTCTTTTTTAAGTTGAAGATTATCCAAGTCTCATCTTACTGTATAATGGAAGATTGCCCCCAAAAAAGCACAATCAATAGAACTGATCACCAATGGAAGAATAAGTTGAGAAAGGTAGTAGCTTGATATATAGAAATAGGGACACCAGAATGCGAGCCAGCAACAGATGAAACTAGAACAGACTTGGCAGACTCCAATCTCTCTACTGAATGGTACTAGAATATAATGTAATTGCGGAGCCAACCATGTGGCAGTTCGTCTTCCTTTCCGGGATTCAGCTGGTTGGAATGCTGGTTGCAGGGTGGAGTTAGGGCAAGTGCCCCTGCAAGACAAGGTAGAACACCTAAGATTTCATAATATTCCACTTCAGCAAAGACCCTTTGATGCCTGAATGGAGCGCAGTGAAAAATATAAGGGAGCTAACCATAACAACATTATCAATTTCATGCTTAAGTATTAGTGGCAATGTACCTAGGCCAGCGACAGGTCTCTCCTATTCATAACCAAGGCGATTATGCCATTAGTGGCAGAAGGCAGCCAATTAAAGTGTGGCTGACGAAAGATGCATAGGTTAGAGGTCGAAGGCAAGTACTAGACTGAGGTTTGCACACCTTTTGGAAGTGCTCCGTTTCTCTATGATCCTGTCACTTATGCAAAGTCCCAGTGGCGGTGACAGGTAAGAGCACAAGCAGGTCATGAGCAGTATAGGTCTTAAAAAAAATAAGCAACCATCCATAGGtcctaatcttggggcaattaaggACTTGGGCTAGTAGCTGAGTCCTTGCATGAAGTCATTATTTCGTGGTATTTGGCACAAGTCCGTAGTCTTCAATGTTCAATATGGGAGAAGGCTAAGGGCCACCTAGCCACAGATTACAAACAATCTCAGCTACCATACCATGGTTTTCCTCCTTTGTGCATCAACCTTGCTTTCATAGTCCATCCTTAGATGGTCTTGCTCGTCTTGTTTAAATTTGTATATACAGACTCagaacaacatcctgtaagtaaaTCTTCAAATTATGAAAGAGAATAGTAACAAAACTTTATTTTCCTAAACTATACTATGCTAAGGCTTGATGCCAAAATTCCTGACTGTATTTCATCAGGTTACTCAAATGATTTGTCAGGTTTCATCACCATATTATCTTTATAAAGAAGTATTATAGTAATTGGTAAGTATAGTCTTCAATATAACCGAGCAGTGCTACCTGCTACCAATTACATAAATGTACTATTCATAAATGTCCAGTGCATGAGGGATTCAAAAGAACTAAGAGTTTTCCTTTGTTAAGTATAATTGTAAATTTACGGCCAATTAGCAAGAAGGTCATAGTCCTGGAAAATATTTTCCTGGTTCTCGAGGATGCGAAAAACATGAAATGGTCTGACATCTTTGGTTCCAAAAGAGTGAGCTATTGGAAGTGCCCAGACAAGGCTTAGCAAATTGGCTACCCTTTTGTCCTGGTGACTTATATATCACAAGTTAAAGAGTTCCAATTTTTTAAGCACAAGTAGGAAAACAATGTAAATCATATGGTTTGAGCAATGAGGTTCAGATTGATCAGTACATTCACTACACACCCATTCTTATCTGTTGATTTGCATAGCATCATATGAAGTGAACAATTTAgaacacaaaagaaaagaaaactagagCAAAAAACGCAGGCAGTAGGATTGTGAGGCAGCAAAAGCATTGAAATCTCACACACCATAACACTACCAAATTCATCATTGAGAGCACATTTTAGTGGACTATTACACTTAGAGACTAAAATTGCAGCAAATGTAATCTCGCAAGCCAGtagacacatgaagatggaatcaaTTGCAGCTATTAATATCACaatccatcatcttgagaatcttCTCTTCGACTAATGGTGTAAAGAGAccacgaaaagaagaatcatgcaGGAGATCACTGCCATAGCGAAGAACAAGGGGGCAAAGACGGCTCACCTCCGCTTTCCGACTCTAAACCCTCGAGGCGTCGGCTTCCGGACAGCGCCTCTCTCGCCCTCCTCAGCAGCTTCTCCTCTGTCCCCTTGGAGTTGGCGCCGGATCGACCCCGCAGAGGGGAGGTGGATAGATTATTTGATTTTGGATTTGGTTTCAGGAGGCGGAAATCATGAGGGAAGTTGGAGATTATATTCCTTGGGCCGAGGAGCGACGAGGAGGACGGCGAATGAAGCGGTGAGATTATATTCCATCGTCCTCGGTCCGTTATCTCGCCGTGGGATGGGGGAGGAGAACACCGTGAGAGTGGATAAACTATAACGCAATTCCTCCAACCCGTCACTTCTCACCCGTTAAATTACCTAATTTTTAGTTCGACAACCATAACGCATAAGTGGGTCCCGAAGGGTATTTCCAATGTTCGTATTCCACGTTGACTCATATGCGTCACCATCCGCATATAGAAGCCTTCTTTTATGAAACTCCGCCGTCACTGTCTCTCTCGCCCGCTCACTCTCTCGTAGACTCGCATACTGGAGATTGGAAGGATACACGATTGCGATGGCGATGGTGGCCTCCTTGTCGTCGATGGCGGTCGGCACCGCAGCGAAACTCAAAGCAAAGCCTCATCTTCTGGCccccaaaaccctaaccctccaAAACGCTCCGTCGACCATTTCCTTCCGATCCTACCAAACCCTCACCACCATTTCCATCCCCTCCAAAAACCCCTTGCTTCCTCCCATTAAATCTTTGCCGCCGCCGCTGGAATATGAAGCTACCTCCGGGAGCCTTAAGTCCCGCCTCGCTGCTGGCGAGACCCTCTACGGCCTCTTTCTCCTCAGCGCCTCTCCTACCCTCGCCGAGATTGCCGGACTCGCCGGCTACGACTACGTGGTCGTCGACATGGAGCACGGCTCCGGGGGCATCTCCGATGCCCTCCCCTGCCTCCGCGCCCTAGCCGCCACGCGCACCCCCGCCGTGCTCCGCCTTCCTGAGCCCTCAGCCACCTGGGCCAAGAAGGCCCTCGATCTTGGTCCCCAGGGCATTATGTTCCCCATGGTGGATACTCCCGCCGCAGCCGCACACGCTGTCGCTTGCTGCCGCTTCCCGCCGCGTGGCATCCGCGGCTCCGCGCACACCGTCGTCCGCGCCTCCGCCTACGGCCTCGATGACGGCTACCTCACCCGCTGCGAGGAAGAGATCCTGGTGATGTGCCAGTGGAGTCGTTCGACGCCGTGGCGGAGATCGAGGCGATCGCCGCTGTCGAGGGAGTCGACGTGGTGCAGATGGGCCCTATGGATCTCAGCGCGAGCATGGGGTACCTGTGGGATCCTGGGAACAGGAAGGTGAGGAAAGTGCTGAGGGATGTGGAGAGGAAGGTGCTGGGAGTGAGGAAGACGCGGACGGAAGCCGACGCCGCGGCGGAGGGTGGCGGCGCCGGCGGTCCATACCTAGGGGGGTTTGCGATGCCGCACGATCCGCCGGAGGAGCTGAAAGCGAGGGGGTACCACCTGGTGGCGGGGGCAGTGGACGTGGGGCTGTTCCGACGGGCTGCAGTGGAGGACGTGCAGCGGTTCCGGCTGGTGCAAACGGAGATcggcgaggaggaggacgagttcgAGAAGCCCCGGGAAGAGTCGTACTGGAGCGAGTGAGACGAGTCACAGAATTCAACGGTTCCACCCAAACCGGTGGAGTGAGTTGACCCAGTAAGATCTCTCTGGTGAGTCGCAAATGGACAATGTTGCCCCATAGCATAGACTGAGTTTACTTAGGAAAACATCTGCTCTTGATATGTTTATTTATCGTTCTAATGTGCGTTTTTCATTTAGTTGTTGCAGCATATTTCAATGAACTCTTTCTAATTGATAACTTAGCAACTTCCTGCAATAATTATCATACAGAAAGATGCCAAAGGATTGTTTGTGGAAATTTTTTTTGTCATGAACTTTTACATTTTAATAGATTGTCACATAGGATGCCAATGTGCCTAAACCGTTCGAGAaattttcgaaagaaaactcgcaAGATAGAATATATTCTTTCTTCACTTGCAACAAAAAACAAGTTAATTTTTGAACTTTATAAGTAGTTATTTGTAAGGCagttgatattatttttggtttttttaATCCCATTTACCAAGTAAAAGTATTTCTGTTTTCTCTTGGACTGTTTCTCAATATTTGCTTGTTATTGTACTGTAtctatcatttgttgtctaacatgCATGAAAACAATTATAGTATAATTCAAAAGATAACAGTAGACCTCATCAATATCATTTTACATTTTCTATGTTCATTTTTCATTCTGCTGATTATTAAGTTTGTGACATGTAGCAAGGTGTCTAATAATGATTAAACAAAGACTAGCTATGACAGTTTGTCCATTTAACATATTTCTCAGCACATTAAGCTCTGATATTAAGTTTGTGCAGCATTACTGTTTGCAATTTGTCAATATTTTTAGTCCATAATGCAAGATGAAAATGTTGTTAAATCTTTAGTTACGGTAATCAACCAGAGCTTCAAATTGTAGGATTAAATCATCAATATGCAGGGAGCTTTCCTCTTGATAATTACTTAAGTCAGAAATCACACAATCATTGCTTTCTTCTCAAACCTCCATGGGCTTTATCATTGCTTTGCAAAGTGCAAAGCGCAAACAGCAGTTAAGAATCAAGCATGCTGAGTTTTTTAGTTTCTGCTTCACTCTCCAAGGCCTACATTGAGATAGATATCCTCCGTGAGCCTTAAGAAAACACTCTCCACATTCGCAGCAACAATGGCAGATGCGTCCGAGATGAAGAGTCAGTGGCTGTGGGTTTGTTTATGGTTGCTCAAAGTTCCTTGACCCATCTGGCAGCATGATCAGATGTTGAACACCTTCATATAGCAACCATTTAAGGAACATAGTTTTCTTCCTATAATTTACATGACAGAGTGGGTCATAATATCTTCCTTTGACTCATGCAGCTCTTTCTATTGTGCATGCTCCTATATTTTCTACTGCACTCCAAACACAGTTAATCTCGGCTTTTTTTTCATCTTCCAGCACTGTCACTTCTATACGAAATGCATGTTTTGGCTTATAAAAACTATGTTTCGAGTAATATTCATTAAAAGTTGGGGAGGAGTTAAAAGTTGTTCCAGAGTTACTTGGGCTTTCATCAGAGTGACAGCATCAGGGAATCAGGTAGGATTTATGAGTAATTCGGTGGGATTTTTGTGGATGTATATGAAATGCATGTTTGGGCTTATTCAGACTATATTTTGAGTAATATTGATTAAAATTGAGTGGAATTTAGGAAAAATCCAATGGAATTGTTGACTCGGTTGGATGTATTGAAATGCATGTTTTGGCTTATACAATATTGACTAAAATTGAGAATGCATCTGGTCATTCAATAGTGTTTATCTAGTTTTTATGCCTTCTGAATTGAGCAAAGAAATCTATTACCAAAAAAAGAGTTTTGGTTTCTTGTATGTTTCACAAAATGCATAGAACTGAATGTCTAATCCTTGCACTCTGCAACATAATAATCTTTGCAAACCATTGGCTTACTTCTTTTGTTTTGCAAGCAACTTGTTGTTTATAATCATTTAGAGCTATTCGGAGCATCATTTTGACATACCAAAGTTTCATGATCAAAAGTATAAGGTAATTTGTATATAGGGCATCGTGATGATATTTTTAGATGCTATAATTATTATTAGTAGTAGGATGATAGGTTGTCATTGCTCTCAACTAGTTGTGACATTATGACTTCTTGGTGGCATGGGCAAATAAGTATGTTGAAAGCATGGCATCTAATAGCTACTTTATCTTCATTGTTTGACTTCTGTGACAGTAGGTTCTAGCAGATCTATTTCTAATTTATGTTCAACACAAGAAGAATTTAGGCATTTAAGTGGTGGCCAATGTTAGCCTAAATCTTGCTCTTTATGTAGAGAGATCCATCATTCAAGTCCAACTCAATCCCTGCAGCAACAAATCATGGGTTAGGCCAATGTCCAACCTAAAGTGGGAATTTGCTGAGCTTCCACTCAATCCCTCACCCAACCCCAATTACATGCCCAAAGCTGTGCATGGCTTCTGCTAAATACATCTGAAGCTCTGTTCACATGTTCTAAAATGACACAACAAAATAAAATGCTCTGTACACCAACTCTTTCCACAGGAATCTTCCAGTGTTTGCAGTAAGCTTTCAGGCACATGTGATCTGAGAGAATACTGTCAATGATTGTTGACCAACAAGTCAATTGATTAGCTGTTTCATTGTCTGGTGTAAGCAATGAAGTCAATGCATCCCCATTTCTTGTTCCCATTTGACTGAAGTATTGGTCAATAAAAGTCAAAGCCAGTATGGCATCCATGGAGTTTTGCCTACCTCCACTCTCAGCAAATTGAAGGCCATGACAGGAGTAGGAAACCTACCAAATTTCTTATAGCAGTAGCACTCATGAAATGGCACCAGTGGAATCACCAACCTGGTGCACATCAATGTCCTTTCCTTGCTGCCATCATTCTTTTCACATCTTAAACAAATCCTTCACAGTGTGTCATTCcctatgtttttgtgtgattaaGCTGGGTTtgctatttgtgtgtgtgtgtgttaacaaAACAACCTTTTTTTCTCTCATTGTTTTTCCCAACAGTGCATAGTGTCAATGTAAAAAATGGTGTATTTTCAACTCTATTATCAACTAATTTGTTGAAGTACAAAAGAAATATGTATTTGATTTTATTGATTTAAGTTATTAAGGGCATCTCTTTATCATACTTATGCTTTGCTATACAAAATTTATGAACTTAGTATAGTATAATCTAAACAGATTAGGATATTTGTTTCAAGGATTTACACCCAAACAATTGCTAATTTGGCAAATGAAATACTTGGTTTTAGGTTGCTTCAATCTTTATGAACCAGTAAGATGGTTG encodes:
- the LOC135628716 gene encoding protein TILLER ANGLE CONTROL 1-like, with amino-acid sequence MEILNWMHRKLQPSSNYSQVSQKKDALWEDAEETRETMVESDTDALLLHDMHNGILAIGTFSHHHPLVSRSHSDPEEFRREDRKETQGAEGTKLFAVAREPSFKIKLPVEDEKTRTMEVVQVHEVLQVSEKKILELPLLKVDQVKRERRRRTTLADLLAGNALEENGANLGGQASGNPCRQEHAAQEQ